In the Candidatus Woesearchaeota archaeon genome, one interval contains:
- a CDS encoding PIG-L family deacetylase yields the protein MKVLAIGAHPDDIELSMGGTIVHHVRKGDDVIAAIVSNGEKIGNTLTRVEECKKALKLLGVKEIHFFDLPDTKIKEGPETIQKVENVLALHKIDRVYSHHFLDSHQDHRNTSKAVISACRNINQVLFFETPSSELDFTPNFFIDITPFLDIKIKALKTYQSLLNDKKKNYRYLEIDAIVGGAFFRGYQIGVKYAESFKVFKFLEF from the coding sequence ATGAAAGTTTTAGCTATTGGAGCACACCCAGATGATATTGAACTAAGTATGGGGGGAACTATTGTTCATCATGTTCGTAAAGGCGATGACGTAATAGCTGCAATAGTGTCTAATGGTGAAAAAATTGGTAATACTTTAACACGTGTTGAGGAATGTAAGAAAGCACTTAAATTATTAGGAGTCAAGGAGATTCATTTTTTTGATTTACCAGATACAAAAATAAAAGAGGGTCCTGAAACAATACAAAAGGTCGAAAATGTTCTTGCATTACACAAAATAGACCGAGTGTATTCACATCACTTTTTAGATTCGCATCAAGATCATAGAAATACTTCTAAAGCAGTAATTTCTGCATGTAGAAATATTAATCAAGTTTTATTCTTTGAAACTCCTTCTTCTGAATTAGATTTCACTCCTAATTTTTTTATAGATATAACTCCATTTTTAGACATTAAAATAAAAGCGTTAAAAACTTATCAAAGTTTATTAAATGATAAAAAAAAAAATTACAGATATTTAGAGATAGATGCAATAGTTGGTGGTGCATTTTTTAGAGGATATCAAATAGGTGTAAAATATGCAGAAAGTTTCAAAGTGTTTAAATTTTTAGAATTTTAA
- a CDS encoding glycosyltransferase family 4 protein translates to MKILIFTTHFYPYLGGLEKYVLELSKRLIKKGISVDIITFNDKKIKEFENYEGINIYRLPCWNVLGEVYSIPRLNKKTRTLLKKLSEQNYDFVNTHTRFFTSSWLGMCFAKKYEIKLIHAEHGNTFVQHPNKLIEIFARVYDQTIGRKIFKNAWKVIGVSKPCIDFAIKLGANRKKTTIVHNSIDITKFKSHRKINKEIKKIVFVGRLIKAKGLTELISSVKKLNVELHIVGDGPSKKELKKLSLMLDVKTTFYGFQEETNVKKILAKMDLFVNPSYSEGLPTSVLEAGAMGLPVIATDVGGTNEIILDSTMGWLIKPKNIKQLRNKIKQAIDNLDVTVRKGKKLQKHIIANFNWNKTTETFIELLSNKF, encoded by the coding sequence ATGAAAATATTAATTTTTACAACCCATTTTTATCCCTACTTAGGCGGTTTAGAAAAATACGTATTAGAATTATCTAAAAGACTAATTAAAAAAGGAATTTCAGTTGATATCATAACATTTAATGATAAAAAAATTAAAGAATTTGAAAATTATGAAGGCATTAATATTTATAGACTGCCTTGCTGGAATGTTTTAGGAGAAGTTTATTCAATACCCAGATTAAATAAAAAAACAAGAACCCTTTTGAAAAAACTAAGTGAACAAAATTATGACTTTGTTAACACACATACTCGATTTTTTACGAGCTCTTGGCTGGGAATGTGTTTTGCGAAAAAATATGAAATTAAATTAATTCACGCCGAACATGGCAATACATTTGTGCAACACCCAAATAAACTAATTGAAATATTTGCTCGGGTTTATGATCAAACTATTGGACGTAAAATATTTAAAAATGCTTGGAAAGTTATTGGAGTGAGTAAACCGTGTATTGATTTTGCAATAAAACTAGGCGCCAATCGAAAAAAAACAACTATTGTCCATAACAGCATAGATATAACAAAATTCAAATCTCATCGAAAAATAAACAAAGAAATAAAAAAAATTGTGTTTGTTGGACGTCTAATTAAAGCAAAAGGCTTAACAGAATTAATTAGTTCAGTTAAAAAGCTTAATGTTGAGCTACACATAGTTGGTGATGGACCTAGCAAAAAAGAATTAAAAAAATTAAGTTTGATGCTTGATGTGAAAACTACATTTTATGGCTTTCAAGAAGAAACTAATGTAAAAAAAATACTAGCTAAAATGGACTTGTTTGTTAATCCATCATATTCTGAAGGATTACCAACTTCAGTTTTAGAAGCAGGCGCTATGGGATTACCAGTGATTGCTACAGATGTTGGAGGAACAAATGAAATTATTTTGGATTCGACAATGGGGTGGTTAATTAAACCAAAAAATATAAAACAATTAAGAAATAAAATAAAACAAGCAATTGATAATCTTGATGTAACAGTGCGAAAAGGAAAAAAATTGCAAAAACATATTATTGCCAATTTTAATTGGAATAAAACCACAGAAACATTTATTGAACTTTTATCTAATAAATTTTAA
- a CDS encoding NAD-dependent epimerase/dehydratase family protein has protein sequence MKILVTGGAGFIGSHVVDLLIENNHEVTIIDDLSTGLAEHINPKADFFEKSITDPEIINIFKNKHIEILIHHAAQVDVRKSILEPALDAEINIIGSINLFDCCRKTGVKKIILASSCGVYGNPKYLPCDEEHPINPLSNYAISKYAIELFLRQMAQLNKIDHTILRYANVYGPRQSIKGEAGVVSIFIKKMLNIQACKIFGDGDQTRDLVYVKDVAHANLLAISSNVKLANIGTQHSISIMKLHNKLQKISETDMNPIFEPSIEGEIKDSVLTKIIAKEQLNWEPTIKIEEGLKKTFDWFKNKAK, from the coding sequence ATGAAAATATTAGTTACTGGAGGAGCAGGATTTATTGGAAGTCATGTTGTAGATTTATTAATAGAAAACAATCATGAAGTAACAATTATTGATGATTTATCAACCGGACTTGCAGAGCATATAAATCCCAAAGCAGATTTTTTTGAAAAAAGCATAACCGATCCAGAAATAATAAACATATTTAAAAATAAACATATAGAAATATTAATTCATCATGCAGCACAAGTTGATGTCAGAAAATCAATTTTAGAACCCGCATTAGATGCAGAAATTAATATTATTGGCTCAATAAATTTATTTGATTGCTGTAGAAAAACAGGAGTAAAAAAAATAATATTAGCTTCTTCCTGCGGGGTTTATGGAAATCCTAAATATCTTCCCTGTGATGAAGAACACCCAATAAATCCACTTTCAAATTATGCAATAAGTAAATATGCTATTGAACTTTTTTTACGACAAATGGCTCAATTAAATAAAATAGATCACACAATTTTAAGATATGCTAATGTTTACGGACCCAGACAGTCAATAAAAGGAGAAGCAGGAGTTGTATCCATATTCATTAAAAAAATGCTAAACATTCAAGCTTGTAAAATATTTGGAGATGGAGATCAAACAAGAGACTTAGTTTATGTTAAAGATGTCGCACATGCAAACTTACTCGCAATTAGTTCTAATGTTAAATTGGCAAACATAGGAACTCAACATAGCATTTCAATTATGAAATTACATAATAAATTACAAAAAATATCTGAAACGGACATGAACCCCATTTTTGAACCCTCCATCGAAGGAGAAATAAAAGATTCGGTCTTGACAAAAATAATTGCAAAAGAACAATTAAATTGGGAACCCACAATTAAAATTGAAGAGGGATTAAAAAAAACATTTGACTGGTTTAAAAATAAAGCAAAATGA
- a CDS encoding DUF2304 domain-containing protein, with protein MNSILGIQILGVLFVLFMAYLTFLHQKRKNICKKETIMWIFVWIVALILFIIPNILDFFVKGVLQLERRIDFFIIIGIMFFMGLSYYDHIMTNKTQKKVEYLVRKIAIERKNFVSKINKKK; from the coding sequence ATGAATTCGATATTAGGAATACAAATTTTAGGAGTATTATTTGTTTTATTTATGGCATATTTAACGTTTTTGCACCAAAAAAGAAAAAACATATGCAAAAAAGAAACAATCATGTGGATTTTTGTATGGATTGTCGCATTAATTTTGTTTATAATACCCAACATTCTAGATTTTTTTGTTAAAGGAGTTTTACAATTAGAACGACGAATAGATTTTTTTATAATAATCGGAATTATGTTTTTTATGGGTCTCAGTTATTATGATCACATCATGACTAACAAAACACAAAAAAAAGTAGAATATTTAGTTAGAAAAATTGCAATTGAACGTAAAAATTTTGTTAGCAAAATAAATAAGAAAAAATGA
- a CDS encoding glycosyltransferase family 2 protein yields MNKHTWVVIPAYNEEKKIGAVINKVKKICKNIVVVDDGSKDNTYELAKSKKVTALKHIINLGKGSAAKTGCDYVFKQNGQVMILIDADGQHKPEDIPRFLTQINKGNDIVFGYRSRTKKMPAVFRFGNWFINKVTEILYEIKIKDSQSGYRAFTSESYTKIRWNSTDYSMESEMIANVGKNKLKYSEIPIATIYSDDYKGTTIFDGIKIVWNMLIWRLEK; encoded by the coding sequence ATGAACAAACATACTTGGGTAGTAATACCCGCATACAATGAAGAAAAAAAAATTGGCGCAGTTATAAATAAAGTAAAAAAAATTTGTAAAAATATTGTAGTCGTTGATGATGGGAGTAAAGATAACACGTATGAACTTGCCAAATCTAAGAAGGTAACTGCATTAAAACACATTATTAATTTAGGAAAAGGAAGTGCAGCAAAAACTGGTTGTGACTATGTTTTTAAACAAAATGGACAAGTAATGATTTTAATTGATGCTGATGGGCAACACAAACCTGAAGATATCCCCCGATTTTTAACACAAATTAACAAAGGAAATGACATAGTATTTGGATATCGTAGCAGAACAAAAAAAATGCCCGCAGTATTTAGATTTGGAAATTGGTTTATTAACAAAGTAACTGAAATTTTATATGAGATAAAAATAAAAGATTCGCAATCAGGATATCGTGCATTCACTTCAGAATCATATACTAAAATTAGATGGAACTCAACAGATTATAGCATGGAAAGTGAAATGATTGCAAATGTTGGAAAAAATAAGTTGAAATATAGCGAAATACCAATTGCAACAATTTATTCAGACGATTATAAAGGAACCACCATTTTTGATGGAATAAAAATTGTTTGGAATATGTTAATTTGGAGATTAGAAAAATGA
- a CDS encoding WbqC family protein, translated as MIVTIHQPEHLPYFGFLDKVNKADVFVILDDVQFKKNNFQNRNQILTPHGVKWLSVPVEIKHVCDKNINARKIVGNWKQDYRNKLIDAYKNHPFFDETLLWIDEVLAINSDNLIDYNLSFIKHIFKLLEISPKIVFSSELKITSSKSQRILDICKKMSATDYLAGQGAIDYLDVNIFDNINIIKHKFIHPEYVQFNCDKFIPYMSSIDFFMNIGKNNFKQLLHSLKSNSV; from the coding sequence ATGATAGTTACAATTCATCAGCCTGAACATTTACCTTATTTTGGATTTTTAGATAAAGTTAACAAGGCAGATGTTTTTGTGATTTTAGATGATGTACAATTTAAAAAAAATAATTTTCAAAATAGAAATCAAATTCTTACTCCTCATGGAGTGAAATGGTTAAGTGTTCCTGTTGAAATAAAACATGTGTGTGATAAAAATATTAATGCAAGAAAAATTGTAGGTAATTGGAAACAAGATTATCGAAATAAATTAATTGATGCATATAAAAATCATCCCTTCTTTGATGAAACCCTCCTATGGATTGATGAAGTGCTTGCTATAAATAGTGATAATCTTATAGATTATAATTTAAGTTTTATTAAACACATATTCAAACTACTTGAAATATCTCCTAAAATAGTTTTTTCATCTGAACTTAAAATAACTTCTTCAAAATCTCAACGAATTTTAGATATTTGTAAAAAAATGAGCGCTACTGATTATTTAGCAGGACAAGGGGCTATTGATTATTTGGATGTTAATATATTTGATAATATAAACATTATAAAACATAAATTTATTCATCCCGAATATGTTCAATTTAATTGTGATAAATTCATACCTTATATGTCTTCAATAGATTTTTTTATGAACATAGGTAAAAATAACTTTAAACAGCTGTTACACTCATTAAAATCAAATTCAGTGTAA
- a CDS encoding asparagine synthase, whose amino-acid sequence MKINPFCLSSFLTFRHVVKTDEFWTKNIKPNFFNFNSANNKIAVKTSEDILTALKKIISENIAPDTGILLSGGIDSAILAKLVPKTVKAYTIKFIAENAIDEIELATKYAKECGLNHKIIEVTKEDYFGSRLTRLMLNKVAPLTGVEVALFKASSEAKKDGVKTLIVGCSADGLFGGLDKMLSRDWKTKEFQDWFTFVDPKKVLKNSVDLSNFFTNCATNGNFDAQEFIKQIFGKDTTLAFQNGITSAGVDIFAPYAHLNLGIELDLSRIRAGESKYLIREVFKTLYPGWEIPEKIAFARPMDQWLKDWKGPTRPEFRTDFDINKFSGKEKWLMFCLEKFLDLIDQGFFDILETTEMTNPEKF is encoded by the coding sequence ATGAAAATTAATCCATTTTGTTTAAGTTCTTTTTTAACTTTTAGACATGTAGTTAAAACTGATGAATTTTGGACTAAAAATATTAAACCTAATTTTTTTAATTTTAACTCTGCAAATAATAAAATTGCTGTTAAGACTTCTGAAGACATTTTAACTGCGCTTAAGAAAATTATTTCAGAGAATATTGCTCCTGACACAGGCATTCTTCTTAGCGGAGGAATTGATTCTGCAATTTTAGCTAAATTGGTGCCTAAAACAGTGAAAGCGTACACTATTAAATTTATTGCGGAGAATGCCATAGATGAAATTGAATTAGCAACAAAATATGCGAAAGAATGCGGGTTAAATCACAAAATAATTGAAGTTACTAAAGAGGATTATTTTGGTTCAAGATTAACTAGGCTAATGTTAAACAAAGTGGCTCCGTTAACGGGAGTTGAAGTTGCATTATTCAAAGCATCCTCTGAAGCTAAAAAAGATGGCGTGAAAACGTTAATTGTGGGTTGTTCTGCGGACGGCTTATTTGGTGGATTAGATAAAATGTTATCTAGGGATTGGAAAACTAAAGAATTTCAAGATTGGTTTACTTTTGTAGATCCTAAAAAAGTTCTTAAAAATTCAGTTGACTTATCTAATTTTTTTACAAACTGCGCTACAAATGGAAATTTTGATGCTCAAGAATTTATTAAACAAATTTTCGGAAAAGATACCACTTTAGCATTTCAAAATGGTATTACTTCTGCAGGAGTTGATATTTTTGCACCGTATGCACATTTAAATCTGGGGATTGAATTAGATTTATCTAGAATTCGTGCAGGAGAAAGTAAATATTTGATACGGGAAGTATTCAAGACATTGTATCCTGGTTGGGAAATTCCAGAAAAGATTGCTTTTGCAAGACCTATGGATCAATGGTTAAAAGACTGGAAAGGACCAACGCGTCCAGAGTTTAGAACTGATTTTGATATTAATAAATTTAGTGGAAAAGAAAAATGGTTGATGTTTTGTTTGGAAAAATTTCTTGATTTAATTGATCAAGGATTTTTTGATATTTTAGAAACTACTGAAATGACTAATCCAGAAAAATTTTAA
- a CDS encoding flippase: MTNYLRRAITGSSTVFTLSLIAVLIGFLLRIFLAKNLSIEMYGLFYAVLALISFFSIFKSLGLIPALIKYIPEFIVNKQKQSIKNSIWSVLIIQFISFSIITSIIIFYSDFLANSYFHNYAAKSLVIILTLSFLISTLDSIIIVTFQSFQKIFLFALFPLIKSILFLILTFIFVKLGYGAFGAGMGFFCSSLITSMLFLPKFLKITFYKINLAKLTFDAQIIKKLVLFGFPLLLSTTGYLILNYTDTLLLTHFKTLTEVGLYNVALPAASLILYLGTSISSIVFPLTSELCAKKNKRTLITGIQLLHRFLLIVIVPVALIIFSFSDLVLSLLFGEKYILAQNILKILVIGTACFTITHVNFSMVSGIGKPKIIAKIVLGVALLNIILNIILIPLIGVVGAAISTSISQIIMLILSILALKQLINIKLPIISWIKTGLCGIIFLSVITLLRKKIVLTFWKELIIILLITIPIYVITLFLLKIITLKEINEIIKKIIN; the protein is encoded by the coding sequence ATGACTAATTATTTACGCAGAGCAATTACTGGATCTTCGACAGTGTTCACATTATCTTTAATTGCAGTGTTAATTGGTTTTTTATTAAGAATATTTCTTGCAAAAAATCTTTCTATTGAAATGTATGGGTTATTTTATGCAGTATTAGCATTGATTTCTTTTTTTAGTATTTTTAAAAGTCTGGGGCTTATTCCTGCACTAATTAAATATATTCCTGAATTTATAGTCAATAAACAAAAACAATCAATAAAAAATTCAATATGGTCCGTATTAATAATTCAATTTATTTCGTTTTCAATAATTACATCAATAATTATTTTTTATTCAGATTTTCTTGCAAATTCATATTTTCATAACTATGCTGCAAAGAGTTTAGTAATTATACTAACATTATCATTTTTAATATCAACTTTAGATTCAATAATAATAGTAACGTTCCAAAGTTTTCAAAAAATATTTTTATTTGCATTATTTCCACTTATTAAATCAATATTATTTTTAATTTTAACTTTTATTTTTGTTAAATTGGGATATGGCGCATTTGGAGCAGGAATGGGCTTCTTTTGTTCATCTTTGATTACTAGCATGTTATTTTTACCCAAGTTTTTAAAAATTACATTTTACAAAATCAATTTAGCAAAACTAACCTTTGACGCACAAATTATTAAAAAATTAGTTTTATTTGGATTTCCATTATTACTAAGCACTACAGGTTATTTAATATTAAATTACACTGATACCCTGTTATTAACTCATTTTAAAACACTGACAGAGGTAGGATTATACAATGTTGCACTACCTGCAGCAAGTTTAATACTATATTTAGGCACTTCAATATCAAGCATAGTGTTCCCCTTAACATCTGAGCTTTGTGCCAAAAAAAATAAACGAACATTAATTACAGGAATACAATTATTACATAGATTTTTATTAATCGTAATTGTCCCAGTTGCATTAATTATTTTTTCTTTTTCAGATTTAGTGCTGAGTTTATTATTTGGTGAAAAATATATTTTAGCTCAAAATATTCTAAAAATTCTAGTTATAGGTACTGCTTGTTTTACAATAACACACGTAAATTTTAGCATGGTTTCGGGAATAGGGAAACCAAAAATAATTGCCAAAATAGTTTTAGGGGTCGCATTACTAAATATAATTTTAAATATAATACTCATACCATTAATAGGCGTGGTAGGTGCGGCAATTAGTACCTCGATAAGCCAAATAATCATGTTAATTTTAAGTATTTTAGCATTGAAACAATTAATTAACATAAAATTACCAATTATTTCCTGGATAAAAACCGGATTATGCGGGATAATATTCTTGTCAGTAATAACTTTGTTACGAAAAAAAATTGTATTAACTTTCTGGAAAGAACTAATAATTATTTTATTAATAACAATTCCAATATATGTGATTACATTATTTTTATTAAAAATAATCACGTTAAAAGAAATTAACGAAATAATAAAAAAGATAATAAATTAA
- a CDS encoding glycosyltransferase family 4 protein: MKKQKIKLLIINPSVREYRVGFYDRLHKSFQTKFIFTHSDYWIEKEFKEMKNWNYKILKEIPFVGYSRGFSPKLIIHLLFDDYDVVVNQHFLTFAAHFGFLIVKLRRKKWISWEETWLYPTTFLSKLTKWYSLLTLKKSDVCVAAGAKSKSFLIKSGVNPAHIFIAPNSAIDLSKLIDNKTVQKIKTRFKLKQGFTFIFVGRISEEKGIPNLINAFNKLSKKDYLVKLIIVGYYDSPGKNYYKKCRKLSKHNSRIFFVGKKTGSDLANYLAAADIKIVPSIFMFNKADCTESWGMVVNEAMSCGNAVIASNAVGSAGDLVKEGVNGFIFKQKNEIDLLDKMETILKQDVKKMGVKSKKIIQTQFNYDNMLKIFKKAILVAIKK, translated from the coding sequence ATGAAAAAACAGAAAATTAAACTTTTAATTATTAATCCTTCTGTTAGAGAGTATCGCGTTGGTTTTTATGATCGACTACATAAATCATTTCAGACTAAATTCATTTTTACTCATTCTGATTATTGGATTGAAAAAGAATTTAAAGAAATGAAAAATTGGAATTATAAAATTTTAAAAGAGATTCCTTTTGTAGGCTACAGTAGAGGTTTTTCACCCAAATTAATTATTCATTTATTATTTGACGATTATGATGTTGTTGTTAATCAACATTTTTTAACTTTTGCTGCGCATTTTGGTTTTTTAATAGTTAAGCTAAGAAGGAAGAAATGGATCTCTTGGGAAGAAACGTGGTTATATCCCACAACTTTTTTAAGTAAATTAACAAAATGGTATAGTTTATTGACGTTAAAAAAATCAGATGTGTGTGTTGCTGCAGGTGCTAAATCAAAAAGTTTTTTAATTAAATCGGGAGTCAATCCTGCTCATATTTTTATTGCACCTAACTCAGCTATTGATTTAAGTAAATTAATTGATAATAAAACGGTTCAAAAAATAAAAACTAGATTTAAACTTAAACAGGGATTTACTTTTATTTTTGTCGGCAGGATTTCTGAGGAGAAAGGGATTCCAAATTTGATAAATGCATTTAATAAATTAAGCAAAAAAGACTATTTGGTAAAGCTTATTATTGTTGGTTATTATGATTCACCAGGTAAAAATTATTACAAAAAGTGCAGAAAATTAAGCAAGCATAACTCTAGAATTTTTTTTGTAGGAAAAAAAACTGGATCTGATTTAGCAAATTACTTGGCTGCTGCAGATATTAAAATAGTCCCATCCATCTTTATGTTTAATAAAGCAGATTGTACTGAATCGTGGGGCATGGTTGTTAATGAAGCCATGTCTTGTGGGAATGCAGTTATTGCTTCAAACGCAGTAGGTTCTGCAGGAGATTTAGTAAAAGAAGGAGTGAATGGATTTATTTTTAAACAAAAAAATGAAATAGATCTTTTAGATAAAATGGAAACTATTTTAAAGCAAGACGTTAAAAAAATGGGGGTCAAAAGCAAAAAAATAATTCAAACTCAATTTAATTATGATAACATGCTGAAAATATTTAAAAAAGCAATATTGGTGGCCATTAAAAAATGA
- a CDS encoding B12-binding domain-containing radical SAM protein, whose translation MKDKKIDYLFVYPKPTTDSPNKQVPLSIIYPGNYFMSKGFNVEFHDCRFENESDLFKKAKNSKIFAVSAMTGFQCGEAARLMKLAKKINPKIKTLLGGYHATLRKDEVLKERFVDDVVVGRLGEDLFPFNEKTRYLFEQTDFQWSTSTGCWGKCTFCCLEKKWNPKPLDVLEKELIKLHKELRFKHITFIDPNIGANYKRVEEIGKILKKLGDITFHANIRNDALTEKMVNALEGANCISLEVGCESGDDHMLKNIINKGHDKKIILRTARFLSKTNITAMYSFIAHMPYETKKSLNKTLDLIDKIQKIDSNARTSIYTYTPFPNTEMFDMAVKAGFKPPTTMVGWSKIGMSSNPLYWIVGLQFRKDNTRRNFPGITRLKILPFEILAAGLWKFRVINWFPSELVSKIIKRAVHYKKSK comes from the coding sequence ATGAAAGATAAAAAAATTGATTACTTATTTGTGTATCCTAAACCAACAACTGATTCGCCTAATAAACAAGTTCCGTTGTCTATAATTTATCCTGGAAATTATTTTATGAGTAAAGGGTTTAATGTTGAATTTCATGATTGTAGGTTTGAAAATGAATCAGATTTATTCAAAAAAGCTAAAAATTCAAAAATATTTGCAGTTAGTGCTATGACTGGATTTCAATGCGGGGAAGCTGCTCGTTTGATGAAACTTGCTAAAAAAATAAATCCTAAAATTAAAACTCTTTTAGGGGGTTATCATGCGACATTAAGAAAAGACGAAGTTTTAAAAGAACGGTTTGTGGATGATGTTGTTGTAGGTAGATTAGGTGAAGATTTATTTCCATTTAATGAAAAAACGAGGTATCTTTTTGAACAGACAGATTTTCAATGGTCGACATCAACCGGATGTTGGGGTAAATGTACTTTTTGTTGTCTGGAAAAAAAATGGAATCCAAAACCATTAGATGTTTTAGAAAAAGAACTTATTAAACTTCATAAAGAGTTAAGATTTAAACACATTACATTTATTGATCCCAATATTGGTGCAAATTACAAAAGAGTGGAAGAAATAGGTAAAATTTTAAAAAAATTAGGGGATATAACCTTTCATGCAAATATTCGTAATGATGCTCTAACAGAAAAAATGGTAAATGCTCTCGAAGGAGCCAATTGCATTTCTTTAGAAGTAGGGTGCGAATCGGGCGATGACCATATGCTTAAAAATATTATCAATAAAGGGCATGACAAAAAAATAATTTTAAGAACTGCTAGATTTTTAAGTAAAACAAATATAACTGCAATGTATAGTTTTATTGCGCATATGCCTTATGAAACGAAAAAAAGCTTAAATAAAACATTAGATTTAATTGATAAAATACAGAAAATAGATTCTAACGCACGAACATCAATTTATACTTATACTCCATTTCCCAATACTGAAATGTTTGATATGGCGGTTAAAGCAGGGTTTAAACCTCCGACTACTATGGTTGGCTGGAGTAAAATAGGGATGTCTTCAAACCCTCTTTATTGGATAGTTGGGTTGCAGTTTAGAAAAGATAATACTCGAAGGAATTTTCCCGGTATAACTCGTCTTAAAATTCTTCCTTTTGAAATATTGGCAGCAGGTTTATGGAAGTTTAGGGTTATTAATTGGTTTCCTAGTGAATTGGTTTCAAAAATTATAAAAAGGGCAGTTCATTATAAAAAAAGTAAGTGA
- a CDS encoding glycosyltransferase family 4 protein, with translation MKKKNTAIKKQKKIILFGLNGRGGMLHYTSQYANELSKLHQVYVVLPSYSRKDMFNKTVKIIKINAPPTIIGTIINSLNLIKIKNLIKCIKKIKPDILQFMDIHPFYLIYLLFLKKETKYSTIHDVKLHSGENKGITSIITILIQKSLFKYSKKLIVHGEKQKKDLISLKVKSKKIIVVPHGTYEFFTKWKQNKNKLEKNTILFFGRIIKYKGVDNLLKSMEFVIKQKTDVNLIIAGEGNFQQYSKYLTKKINKNVTVLNRYIPEEEVAAIFQKCCFVVLPYDDATQSGIIPIAYSFKKPVITTNVGSLSEVVDQNKTGIIIPPKSPKKLSEAILTMFKKNTTKMGENAYTKMKQMMDWNLIITKIFDEPEFKK, from the coding sequence ATGAAAAAAAAAAATACAGCCATAAAAAAACAAAAAAAAATAATTTTATTTGGACTCAATGGCAGAGGAGGAATGTTACATTACACTAGCCAATACGCTAATGAATTATCTAAACTCCATCAAGTTTATGTTGTTTTACCCAGCTATAGCCGCAAAGATATGTTTAATAAAACAGTCAAAATAATAAAAATAAATGCGCCTCCAACAATCATAGGAACAATTATTAATTCTTTAAATTTAATAAAAATTAAAAATTTAATAAAATGCATAAAAAAGATAAAACCAGATATTTTACAATTCATGGACATCCACCCATTTTATTTAATTTATTTACTTTTTTTAAAAAAAGAGACAAAATATTCAACAATTCACGATGTAAAATTACATTCAGGAGAAAATAAAGGAATTACGTCCATAATTACAATACTTATCCAAAAGTCACTTTTTAAATATTCAAAAAAATTAATAGTGCATGGAGAAAAACAAAAAAAAGATTTAATTTCGTTAAAGGTCAAATCAAAAAAAATAATTGTTGTCCCCCACGGAACATATGAATTTTTTACAAAATGGAAACAAAATAAAAATAAATTAGAAAAAAATACAATATTGTTTTTTGGCAGAATAATTAAATATAAAGGGGTCGATAATTTATTAAAGTCAATGGAATTTGTTATCAAACAAAAAACTGATGTTAATTTAATAATTGCGGGCGAAGGAAACTTTCAACAATACTCCAAATATTTAACAAAAAAAATAAATAAAAATGTTACCGTTTTAAACAGATATATTCCCGAAGAAGAAGTGGCAGCAATATTTCAAAAATGTTGTTTTGTTGTTTTACCTTATGATGATGCAACACAATCAGGAATAATACCCATAGCCTACTCATTTAAAAAACCAGTCATTACCACTAATGTGGGTAGTTTATCGGAAGTTGTTGATCAAAATAAAACAGGGATTATAATTCCTCCAAAATCACCAAAAAAACTAAGTGAAGCAATATTAACTATGTTTAAAAAAAATACAACTAAAATGGGTGAAAATGCATATACTAAAATGAAACAGATGATGGATTGGAATTTAATTATAACAAAAATATTTGATGAGCCTGAATTTAAAAAATGA